The following are encoded in a window of Thalassotalea insulae genomic DNA:
- a CDS encoding GNAT family N-acetyltransferase yields MKIEVLDNPEQELIDYLNKKIADYNWERWEVNERLPLAIQIKNDNDEVIAGAAARSFGDWLLLDTLWVSEALRGQDVGSQILKEVEQAGKNRGCKKCLLDTLNFQAKPFYEKHGYQVQWIQKGYPKTGCKYFMVKQL; encoded by the coding sequence AAATTGAAGTACTAGACAATCCAGAACAAGAACTCATCGATTATCTCAATAAAAAAATTGCGGATTATAACTGGGAGCGCTGGGAAGTTAACGAGCGATTACCGTTAGCCATTCAAATTAAAAATGATAATGACGAAGTCATCGCCGGAGCCGCGGCACGTTCATTCGGTGACTGGCTATTATTAGACACACTTTGGGTGTCAGAAGCACTCCGTGGCCAGGATGTCGGCAGCCAGATACTCAAAGAAGTCGAACAAGCAGGGAAAAACAGAGGCTGTAAAAAATGTTTATTAGACACGCTTAATTTCCAGGCAAAACCGTTTTATGAAAAACATGGCTATCAAGTGCAGTGGATACAAAAAGGCTACCCTAAAACAGGCTGTAAATACTTTATGGTTAAACAGTTATAA